Proteins encoded by one window of Emys orbicularis isolate rEmyOrb1 chromosome 15, rEmyOrb1.hap1, whole genome shotgun sequence:
- the JAM3 gene encoding junctional adhesion molecule C has protein sequence MWDLRWNKKDQSKSEGYRILAVELTSSNTKPVVQEFQRVELSCIIKSTTTPNPRIEWKKIKGGETSYVFFDSKMQGDFVTRAEILSRTSLVIKNTTRMDTATYRCEVAAPDDANIVDEINIQLTVQVKPVTPRCRVPKAVPVGKTATLHCHENEGYPESTYSWYRNSEPLPTDSKSNPKFHNSSFILNPGTGTLVFAAVHKGDTGRYYCIATNDAGSAKCEEQEMEIYDLNIGGIVGGVLVVVVVLVLITLGICCAYRRGYFVNSKQTGKSYKTPAKPDGVNYIQTDDEGDFRHKSSFVI, from the exons ATGTGGGATCTTAGATGGAACAAGAAAGATCAAAGCAAGAGCGAAG gcTATCGAATCTTGGCCGTGGAGCTGACGTCCAGCAACACGAAGCCCGTGGTGCAGGAATTTCAGC GTGTGGAGCTGTCCTGCATCATTAAATCCACCACAACACCCAATCCCAGGATCGAGTGGAAGAAAATCAAAGGCGGTGAAACCTCCTATGTGTTTTTTGACAGTAAAATGCAGG gAGACTTTGTAACTCGTGCAGAAATTCTCAGCCGGACATCGCTGGTGATCAAAAACACCACCCGCATGGATACTGCCACCTACCGTTGCGAAGTGGCAGCGCCCGACGATGCAAACATAGTAGATGAGATAAACATCCAGCTTACAGTGCAAG TAAAGCCAGTCACTCCCAGGTGCAGAGTCCCTAAAGCTGTGCCAGTGGGCAAGACAGCGACCCTTCACTGCCACGAGAACGAAGGCTACCCAGAGTCCACCTACAGCTGGTACCGCAACAGTGAACCCTTACCGACCGACTCCAAATCTAACCCCAAATTCCATAATTCCTCCTTCATCTTGAACCCTGGAACAGGCACTTTG GTCTTCGCAGCCGTGCACAAGGGTGACACTGGCCGTTACTACTGCATAGCAACAAACGATGCCGGCTCCGCCAAGTGTGAGGAGCAGGAGATGGAAATCT ATGATCTTAATATTGGTGGGATTGTCGGTGGAGTCCTAGTGGTCGTGGTGGTTCTGGTGCTGATAACGCTTGGTATCTGTTGTGCCTACAGAAGGGGTTACTTTGTGAACAGCAAACAGACTGGTAAAAG CTACAAGACTCCAGCAAAACCAGATGGTGTTAATTATATCCAGACAGACGACGAG ggtgacttcaggcaCAAATCGTCATTTGTTATCTGA